From a single Anaerolineales bacterium genomic region:
- a CDS encoding LOG family protein, whose product MMNITIFGGSQPKEGSSAYEEARELGTLLAQRGHTVLTGGYMGTMEAVSRGAHEAGGHVVGVTCGEIEAWRPTGANKWVKEERKKDTLLSRLQELIEGCDAAMALPGGPGTLTEITLMWNLMIVKSIPPKPLILIGQGWDYVFDGFFVEFERYMSAEQRELLYFAEDVKTAVEILG is encoded by the coding sequence ATGATGAATATAACGATTTTTGGCGGATCACAACCCAAGGAAGGCTCGTCTGCATACGAAGAGGCGCGCGAACTCGGTACACTTCTTGCCCAGCGCGGACATACCGTGTTGACCGGCGGCTACATGGGTACGATGGAGGCGGTCTCGCGCGGGGCGCATGAGGCAGGCGGACACGTCGTCGGCGTGACGTGCGGCGAGATCGAAGCGTGGCGTCCGACCGGCGCGAACAAATGGGTCAAGGAAGAACGCAAGAAGGATACGCTGTTGAGTCGGTTGCAGGAGTTGATCGAAGGCTGTGACGCGGCAATGGCGCTGCCGGGCGGTCCTGGCACGTTGACGGAGATCACGTTGATGTGGAATTTGATGATCGTAAAATCCATCCCGCCAAAACCGCTGATCTTGATCGGGCAGGGCTGGGATTACGTCTTCGATGGTTTCTTCGTCGAATTTGAAAGGTACATGTCCGCCGAGCAGAGGGAGTTGTTATACTTTGCGGAGGATGTGAAAACTGCGGTCGAGATATTGGGATAA
- a CDS encoding MazG nucleotide pyrophosphohydrolase domain-containing protein produces MDDTNLTINELTERMHALVKSKGWYEADSKRPQTPRNLAVSLSIEAAEILEHFQFTDDIKDRDELGSELADVLLYLLQLALISGIDLEEAVLRKIEKNKTRTWDVE; encoded by the coding sequence ATGGACGATACGAACTTGACGATCAACGAATTGACAGAACGCATGCACGCGCTGGTGAAGTCGAAGGGCTGGTACGAAGCGGACAGTAAACGCCCACAGACGCCGCGCAATCTGGCAGTGTCGCTGTCGATCGAGGCGGCTGAGATTCTGGAGCATTTCCAATTCACCGACGATATCAAAGACCGCGACGAATTGGGAAGCGAACTGGCGGATGTGTTGTTGTATCTTCTGCAATTGGCTTTGATCTCCGGCATTGACTTGGAAGAAGCGGTATTGAGGAAGATCGAGAAGAATAAGACGAGAACTTGGGATGTGGAATGA
- a CDS encoding DUF2726 domain-containing protein, producing MTSKQADTRLPYRLREPFLTTTELALFRMLTEMMGERYVICPKVALNDVFYILRPNENVHFFNKIFRKHVDFLLCDPKTFAPSFGVEIVKPIAKDGGREADKFMEELFTDAGLPLVHIPSGEKYEAADIINLFQLAVAKVGGANLLRVDSPSDTVPNCPICGKMMVLRIHRNGSDLGKKYYGCMDSPRCAGVVAID from the coding sequence ATGACATCGAAACAGGCGGATACACGTTTACCCTATCGTTTACGAGAGCCATTCCTCACCACGACGGAATTGGCTCTTTTTCGTATGTTGACCGAAATGATGGGGGAACGCTATGTCATCTGCCCGAAGGTGGCGCTGAACGATGTCTTTTACATCCTGCGCCCGAACGAGAACGTGCATTTCTTTAATAAGATCTTCCGCAAGCATGTGGACTTTTTGTTGTGCGACCCAAAAACGTTTGCGCCATCCTTTGGGGTGGAGATCGTCAAACCGATCGCCAAGGATGGCGGACGTGAAGCGGATAAGTTCATGGAAGAACTGTTCACCGATGCGGGACTGCCGCTTGTGCATATCCCGTCTGGGGAGAAGTATGAGGCAGCGGATATTATCAATTTATTCCAGCTGGCGGTGGCGAAGGTCGGCGGGGCGAATTTACTGCGCGTGGACAGTCCGTCTGATACAGTTCCGAATTGCCCGATCTGTGGGAAGATGATGGTATTGCGTATCCATCGTAACGGTTCGGACTTGGGAAAGAAATATTATGGCTGCATGGATAGTCCGCGCTGCGCCGGTGTGGTGGCGATTGATTAG
- a CDS encoding NAD(P)H-binding protein: MKIAVTGAFSYSGKYIAQRLLARGEEVITLTGHPNRPDPFDGKVKAFPLDFDEAGMTESLRGADVLVNTYWVRFDKGENTQPRAVENTQKLVNAAVKAGVKRIVHISIANPSADSQLPYYWGKAANEKAVTESGLSYAILRPTVLVGDGQDVLINNIAFLLRRFPFFLIPGDGSYGIQPVHVEDLAELAVEAVYSKENYVIDAVGPDSYTFKELVQMVGESIGVKRLTISVPPRVALFAAQFLSLFLKDVLLTPEEVDGLSSNLLVSKEPARGKTVFKEWLKENQNIIGAKYASELERHYK, translated from the coding sequence ATGAAAATAGCAGTGACTGGCGCATTTAGTTATTCAGGCAAGTACATCGCGCAGCGTTTGCTTGCGCGCGGCGAGGAAGTTATCACGTTGACCGGGCATCCGAACCGTCCCGATCCATTCGATGGAAAAGTGAAAGCCTTTCCGCTGGACTTCGACGAAGCAGGCATGACCGAATCCCTGCGCGGCGCGGACGTGCTGGTCAATACCTATTGGGTGCGCTTTGACAAGGGCGAGAACACCCAGCCCCGCGCAGTGGAGAATACGCAAAAATTGGTGAATGCGGCTGTGAAAGCTGGCGTGAAACGCATCGTGCATATCAGCATTGCCAACCCGTCCGCGGATTCGCAACTGCCGTATTATTGGGGCAAGGCGGCGAATGAAAAAGCAGTGACCGAATCGGGCTTGTCGTATGCGATCCTGCGCCCCACCGTGCTGGTCGGCGACGGACAGGATGTGCTTATCAACAATATCGCCTTTCTGCTTAGACGCTTCCCGTTCTTCCTCATCCCCGGCGACGGATCATACGGCATTCAGCCTGTGCATGTCGAAGACTTGGCAGAACTTGCCGTGGAAGCCGTGTACAGCAAGGAAAATTATGTAATCGACGCCGTCGGACCCGATTCCTATACCTTCAAGGAATTGGTGCAGATGGTCGGTGAAAGCATCGGTGTGAAGCGGCTCACGATCTCGGTCCCGCCAAGGGTGGCGCTGTTCGCCGCGCAATTCTTGAGCCTCTTTTTGAAAGATGTGCTGCTGACCCCCGAAGAAGTGGATGGCTTGTCATCTAATCTTCTGGTATCCAAAGAGCCTGCCCGCGGGAAGACCGTCTTCAAGGAATGGTTGAAGGAAAACCAAAACATCATCGGCGCGAAATATGCTTCCGAACTGGAAAGGCATTACAAATGA
- a CDS encoding MarR family transcriptional regulator → MTIKLTQLKQEFTEGLSQISRFWGFPKGMGAIFAVLYLSPTPLSLDEIAEQTGLTKGAISTEVRKLARMGLVHRSSKLGDRKDYYEAESDFYASIRSILKERQNSEFDRAVLSVKETLEKLESGSVSGDEAEIQFIRERVKALQDFFNAIDSLAKAVIKLDSLGIGNVKNILSILK, encoded by the coding sequence ATGACCATAAAACTTACCCAACTCAAGCAGGAATTCACCGAAGGTCTCAGCCAGATCAGCCGCTTTTGGGGCTTTCCAAAAGGCATGGGCGCGATCTTCGCCGTGCTGTATCTTTCCCCCACCCCGCTTTCGCTGGATGAGATCGCCGAACAGACCGGGCTCACCAAAGGCGCGATCAGCACCGAAGTGCGAAAATTGGCACGCATGGGACTGGTCCATCGTTCCTCCAAACTCGGTGATCGCAAGGATTATTACGAAGCGGAAAGCGATTTTTATGCCTCCATCCGCTCGATATTGAAGGAGCGGCAGAACAGCGAATTCGACCGTGCCGTCCTGTCGGTGAAGGAAACGCTCGAGAAACTGGAATCAGGCTCGGTGTCCGGTGACGAGGCGGAGATTCAATTCATCCGCGAACGCGTGAAGGCGTTGCAGGATTTTTTCAATGCGATCGACAGTCTCGCCAAGGCGGTCATCAAACTGGACAGCCTTGGGATTGGAAACGTCAAAAACATCTTATCGATTTTGAAATAA
- a CDS encoding amidohydrolase produces MPNFLKQAEELFPYTQAMRRDFHKHPELGFNEIRTGGIVAKELETLGLEVTKGVGKTGVVGLLEGKRPGPTILLRFDMDALPITEDTGAEYSSINNGVMHACGHDGHTAIGLTVAKILNEYKDNLAGNIKFCFQPSEEGTNGEEIGGALMMMRDGVLENPSVEKTLSLHLWNDKPVGWIHVGTGPVFAGAELFIVKLTGKGGHGAVPETTIDPVVCAAQIVTALQTVVSRNIEPLKPAVISVTSIHAGTAFNVIPQTAELNGTIRTFDPEVRKTVLERFEQIVRGVAQAMNCEVEITIKQVTAPVINESGVSASVYETAKGIFPEEHIQTNTYLTMGAEDMGYMQEKVDGCYFCIGSANAEKNLNYNHHHPKFDFDERALVNGVALMASAAADLLKPPASS; encoded by the coding sequence ATGCCCAACTTCCTCAAGCAAGCCGAAGAACTCTTCCCTTACACCCAAGCCATGCGGCGCGACTTCCACAAGCACCCTGAGCTGGGATTCAATGAGATCCGCACCGGCGGCATCGTCGCAAAAGAACTCGAAACCCTCGGGCTTGAAGTCACCAAAGGCGTCGGCAAAACAGGTGTCGTCGGCTTGCTCGAAGGAAAAAGACCGGGTCCAACGATCCTGCTTCGGTTCGACATGGATGCGCTCCCCATCACCGAAGATACCGGCGCGGAATATTCATCCATCAACAACGGCGTCATGCACGCCTGCGGACACGACGGTCATACTGCCATCGGATTGACCGTTGCAAAGATATTGAATGAATACAAGGACAATCTCGCTGGCAATATCAAATTCTGCTTCCAGCCGTCGGAGGAAGGCACCAACGGAGAGGAAATCGGCGGCGCATTGATGATGATGCGCGACGGTGTGCTCGAAAACCCGAGCGTGGAAAAGACCTTGTCACTGCATTTGTGGAACGACAAACCCGTCGGCTGGATCCACGTCGGCACAGGACCTGTCTTCGCCGGGGCGGAACTGTTCATCGTTAAACTGACAGGCAAAGGCGGGCATGGAGCCGTTCCCGAGACCACCATCGACCCGGTCGTGTGCGCGGCGCAGATCGTCACCGCGCTGCAAACCGTCGTCTCGCGCAACATCGAGCCGCTCAAACCAGCCGTTATCAGCGTTACGTCCATTCATGCCGGTACAGCCTTCAACGTTATCCCGCAGACCGCTGAACTTAATGGCACGATCCGCACCTTCGATCCTGAAGTCCGCAAGACCGTGCTGGAACGCTTCGAGCAAATTGTGCGCGGGGTTGCCCAAGCCATGAACTGCGAAGTCGAGATCACCATCAAACAGGTCACTGCGCCCGTAATCAATGAAAGCGGGGTTTCGGCGAGCGTGTACGAAACCGCGAAAGGCATCTTCCCCGAAGAGCACATCCAAACCAACACCTACCTGACCATGGGCGCGGAGGATATGGGCTATATGCAGGAAAAAGTTGACGGCTGTTATTTCTGCATCGGCTCTGCCAACGCCGAGAAGAATTTGAACTACAATCACCATCATCCCAAATTTGACTTTGACGAGCGCGCGCTTGTCAACGGCGTGGCGTTGATGGCATCTGCCGCAGCGGATCTGCTGAAGCCGCCCGCATCATCCTGA
- a CDS encoding PIG-L deacetylase family protein yields MTKSEPWDSPKNILVILAHPDDPEFFCGATLAKWARDGHAITYLLLTCGDKGFNPTTHPEMTPENLCGIRHEEQRNAAKVIGAQSVHFMDLPDGYLIPSLDLRRDVVREIRKHKPDILVTCDPQNLFAMYGINHPDHRACGQVVLDAVFPAAGNVAYFPELLAQGFEPHMPKEIWCSLTSQPNTEVDVTETWEIKLKGILEHKTQVQDVEKLTERLKTRHTEDSTDENPRYVEKFRVVKYG; encoded by the coding sequence ATGACCAAATCCGAACCCTGGGACTCTCCCAAAAACATCCTCGTCATCCTCGCGCACCCCGACGACCCTGAATTCTTCTGCGGGGCAACCCTTGCCAAATGGGCGCGCGACGGACACGCCATCACCTATCTCCTGCTCACCTGCGGCGATAAAGGCTTCAATCCCACCACCCACCCCGAAATGACGCCTGAAAACCTATGCGGGATCCGACATGAAGAACAGCGGAATGCCGCGAAAGTCATCGGCGCGCAGTCGGTTCACTTCATGGACCTGCCGGACGGCTACCTGATCCCAAGCCTTGATCTCCGCCGCGACGTTGTCCGTGAGATCCGCAAACACAAGCCGGACATCCTCGTCACCTGCGATCCGCAAAACCTGTTCGCCATGTATGGCATCAACCACCCCGACCACCGCGCCTGCGGACAGGTCGTACTGGACGCCGTCTTTCCAGCCGCCGGCAATGTGGCTTATTTCCCCGAACTGCTTGCGCAGGGATTTGAACCGCACATGCCGAAGGAAATCTGGTGCTCGCTCACCAGCCAGCCCAACACCGAAGTGGACGTCACCGAAACCTGGGAGATCAAACTCAAAGGCATACTCGAACACAAAACCCAGGTGCAGGATGTGGAAAAACTTACTGAACGCCTGAAGACACGCCACACGGAAGACAGCACAGACGAAAATCCGCGCTACGTGGAAAAATTCCGCGTTGTGAAATATGGATAG
- the ricT gene encoding regulatory iron-sulfur-containing complex subunit RicT, whose product MQTIANNIIGVRFTKIGKIYHFDSSAISGINVGDHVIVDTSRGRHLGEVVQIVQEIPERPEGGWKQVERRATPRDLLLQQSWQSKQTEAMINCRARASELGLLNTIKIVTAEYNYDGTRLAFLFSTESEDKVDLKSLKKDMQELYPNTHIEMRQIGPRDVAKFLGGMGACGIETRCCSKFLTDFSPISIKMAKEQGISLTPNEITGMCGRLRCCLIYEYEQYVEARKQLPKRNKRVVTPKGEGKVVDILPMSNKVMVLLEDPDGKRFTETFEREDLQPWDELEALRRKAEAPCDRHEGGGCTCGKAKKKQ is encoded by the coding sequence ATGCAAACCATCGCCAACAACATTATCGGTGTACGCTTTACCAAGATCGGAAAAATTTACCACTTTGACTCATCCGCCATCTCCGGCATCAACGTCGGCGATCATGTTATTGTGGATACCTCCCGCGGCAGACATCTCGGCGAAGTCGTCCAGATCGTACAGGAAATTCCCGAAAGACCCGAGGGCGGCTGGAAGCAGGTGGAACGACGCGCCACGCCGCGCGACCTGTTACTCCAGCAATCATGGCAGTCCAAACAGACCGAAGCCATGATCAACTGCCGCGCGCGCGCATCCGAACTTGGCTTGCTCAACACCATCAAGATCGTCACCGCCGAATACAACTACGACGGCACGCGCCTCGCCTTCCTTTTCAGCACGGAAAGCGAAGACAAGGTGGATCTCAAGTCGCTAAAAAAGGACATGCAGGAACTGTACCCGAACACGCATATTGAAATGCGGCAGATCGGTCCGCGTGATGTTGCAAAGTTCCTGGGCGGCATGGGCGCCTGCGGCATCGAAACCCGCTGCTGCTCCAAATTCCTGACGGACTTTTCCCCCATTTCGATCAAGATGGCAAAAGAGCAGGGCATCTCGCTCACCCCGAACGAGATCACCGGCATGTGCGGACGCCTGCGCTGCTGCCTGATCTACGAATATGAGCAATATGTCGAAGCCCGCAAACAACTTCCCAAGCGCAACAAACGCGTGGTCACACCAAAGGGCGAAGGCAAAGTTGTGGACATCCTGCCAATGAGCAACAAGGTCATGGTGCTGCTCGAAGACCCGGATGGAAAGCGTTTTACCGAAACCTTTGAGCGCGAGGATCTCCAGCCTTGGGATGAACTCGAAGCTCTGCGCCGCAAAGCGGAAGCGCCCTGCGACCGTCACGAAGGCGGCGGATGCACCTGCGGCAAGGCAAAGAAAAAACAGTGA
- a CDS encoding response regulator, whose amino-acid sequence MDTTKGYLLVVEDIPDILALLETTLKFKGYRVETAVNGQDAIELIEKEAPTLVITDILMPRMDGFSLVHRLRIEPKTRDIPVIFLSATYVAPEDKAFALDIGATRFMEKPVVIEDFLALIEDLLKAPKPESVKPVTEKEFYLGYRQRLEFKLAEKNMQIARAESLVQNVNEVERDHFTGSLHHTVNERKELLRLLDQVNAHLERLEEA is encoded by the coding sequence ATGGACACTACCAAAGGCTACCTGCTGGTCGTGGAGGATATTCCCGACATTCTGGCGCTGCTGGAAACGACACTGAAATTCAAGGGCTACCGCGTGGAAACTGCCGTTAATGGGCAGGATGCAATCGAACTGATCGAGAAGGAAGCGCCCACGCTCGTGATCACAGACATTCTCATGCCACGCATGGACGGATTCAGCCTTGTCCACCGCCTGCGCATCGAACCGAAAACGCGAGACATTCCGGTCATTTTCCTTTCCGCCACATACGTCGCGCCGGAGGATAAAGCCTTTGCGCTGGACATCGGTGCGACACGCTTTATGGAAAAGCCCGTTGTGATCGAGGATTTCCTCGCCTTGATCGAAGACTTATTGAAGGCGCCAAAACCGGAGTCGGTAAAACCGGTCACTGAAAAGGAGTTCTACCTCGGCTACCGTCAACGGCTGGAATTCAAACTGGCGGAGAAGAACATGCAGATCGCGCGCGCCGAGAGCCTTGTTCAGAATGTCAATGAGGTCGAACGGGATCATTTCACCGGTTCCCTGCACCACACGGTCAACGAGCGGAAGGAACTTCTGCGCCTACTGGACCAGGTCAACGCGCATTTGGAACGGCTGGAAGAAGCATAG
- a CDS encoding peptidoglycan-binding protein, with the protein MNRKLILVPLVLILLLSACNLPTGTQEAGEGLIFTLAAQTITAAAQETQPPTEINTSTPIPSEGTATSTPTPAQTNATNTSIPCNVASFVADVTIPDNTNIAASKAFTKTWRLRNSGSCTWTSGYQLVFDSGDAMSGPASQQLTNGSVAPGQTVDVTVNLTAPAAPGTYKGNWKLKEPGGVIFALASGPFWVQIQAVAESEAQWKTFRSSDSGVEVYAIQHLLRAHGHDLDVDGKFGPITLSKVKDFQSAKGLTADGIVGPQTWQALIIQAAQGKTGQEVRAIQRLLRDKFNYSIQVDGIFGPDTADAVKDFQTANGLTVDGIVGPLTWRYLIGK; encoded by the coding sequence ATGAACCGAAAATTGATCTTGGTACCCCTCGTGCTGATTTTGCTTCTATCCGCCTGCAATCTGCCGACAGGGACGCAGGAGGCGGGCGAAGGCTTGATCTTTACGCTTGCGGCACAGACGATCACTGCCGCCGCGCAGGAGACGCAACCGCCAACAGAAATCAACACTTCCACCCCGATACCCAGCGAAGGGACAGCCACGTCCACGCCGACGCCCGCACAGACGAACGCCACCAATACATCCATTCCGTGCAATGTCGCGTCTTTTGTGGCGGATGTGACAATTCCGGATAATACGAACATCGCAGCGAGCAAAGCCTTCACCAAAACATGGCGGCTGCGAAATTCCGGCTCATGCACATGGACGTCCGGCTATCAGTTGGTCTTTGACTCAGGCGATGCAATGAGCGGACCCGCATCCCAGCAGCTGACAAATGGGAGTGTAGCCCCAGGTCAGACAGTGGATGTGACCGTCAACTTGACCGCTCCCGCCGCACCCGGCACGTACAAAGGCAACTGGAAGCTCAAAGAGCCGGGGGGCGTGATCTTTGCCCTCGCTTCAGGTCCGTTCTGGGTGCAGATTCAGGCTGTGGCTGAGTCGGAAGCGCAGTGGAAAACGTTCAGGTCCAGCGATTCGGGCGTGGAAGTGTATGCCATTCAACACCTTCTGCGGGCGCATGGTCATGATCTGGATGTGGATGGAAAGTTCGGTCCGATCACGTTGTCGAAGGTGAAGGATTTCCAATCTGCAAAAGGGTTAACCGCCGACGGGATCGTCGGTCCGCAGACCTGGCAGGCGCTGATCATTCAGGCGGCGCAGGGAAAGACCGGGCAGGAAGTGCGCGCCATCCAAAGGCTGCTGAGGGATAAGTTCAATTATTCCATTCAAGTGGACGGCATCTTTGGTCCGGACACTGCTGATGCAGTGAAGGATTTCCAAACTGCGAACGGGCTGACCGTGGATGGGATCGTTGGTCCGCTGACCTGGCGGTATCTCATTGGAAAATAG
- a CDS encoding ABC transporter substrate-binding protein, whose product MDQKKFRLQIFSLFIVFLLLLTGCQPQAASTDEPQPAPTPEAVSTPETDQASAISADIVLDPAVTEDADSLLVSGYLYEGLVRLDENGNPQPGIAVSWVTSDDQLNYIFEIRQNAKFSNGNPITTDIIVENFNRWFDPQSPLHGDGNYPTWSRIFLGFNGQRDADDRAISQVDGIQKVDTNTVIIHLNRPVPELLEYLAHPAFTILDTSSLTDGYGTQNSSIVSSGAYQISSWTDTGLTLTRNPEYWGAAGEPEISFIWK is encoded by the coding sequence ATGGACCAAAAGAAGTTTCGCCTTCAGATATTCAGTCTTTTTATAGTTTTTCTGCTTTTATTGACAGGCTGCCAGCCGCAAGCCGCCTCAACAGACGAACCCCAGCCTGCCCCAACACCAGAAGCAGTATCCACCCCCGAAACGGATCAGGCATCCGCCATCAGTGCCGATATTGTACTCGACCCCGCCGTCACCGAAGATGCCGACTCGCTGCTGGTGAGTGGATATTTATACGAAGGGCTGGTTCGGCTGGATGAGAATGGCAATCCGCAGCCGGGCATCGCCGTTTCATGGGTCACTTCAGATGACCAGCTCAACTACATCTTCGAGATTCGTCAAAACGCAAAATTCAGCAACGGCAACCCCATTACCACTGACATCATCGTCGAAAATTTCAACCGTTGGTTCGACCCGCAAAGCCCCCTGCATGGTGATGGCAACTACCCCACATGGAGCAGGATCTTCCTTGGTTTCAACGGTCAACGGGATGCAGACGACCGCGCCATTTCCCAGGTGGATGGCATCCAAAAAGTGGACACCAACACGGTCATCATTCACCTCAACCGCCCCGTGCCTGAACTGCTTGAATATTTGGCACATCCCGCCTTCACCATTCTGGATACCAGTTCTTTGACAGACGGGTACGGCACACAAAACAGTTCCATTGTCTCCAGCGGAGCGTATCAGATCTCCTCATGGACAGACACCGGATTAACCCTCACCCGCAATCCTGAATATTGGGGCGCGGCTGGCGAACCCGAAATTTCCTTCATCTGGAAATAA